The following proteins are encoded in a genomic region of Necator americanus strain Aroian chromosome II, whole genome shotgun sequence:
- a CDS encoding hypothetical protein (NECATOR_CHRII.G8577.T1), whose translation MIFFLFVSLAGFSSIYADRCATVPPSLWCSSKELAKECGFANLCNRYHTATYNQRINITLLIEALCPDCQRFIVEDLYPKIYKNFAGFVNIEFIPYGNAKIVNGSIECQHGAEECSINRFESCVIDSVGTQEQYVPLIYCLENNLMSKVPFDKASSKCFRTLSIGEDIQRMIQSCLVSRLGERLQQKAAERTANVWPDKHRHVPWVVINGISLESEQMIMDQLQFLICEWYTGDKKIPYCQSEEKKKYKKWSLNI comes from the exons atgatcttctttttgttcgtGTCTCTTGCTGGATTCTCCTCGATTTATGCTGATCGATGCGCCACCGTTCCTCCATCGTTATGGTGCAGCAGTAAAGAACTCGCCAAGGAATGTGGTTTCGCAAATCTTTGCAATCg CTACCATACGGCCACCTACAATCAACGCATCAACATCACTCTTCTCATCGAAGCTCTCTGCCCCGACTGTCAACGATTCATCGTCGAGGATCTGTATCCTAAAATCTACAAGAATTTCGCTGGTTTTGTCAACATTGAATTTATCCCATATGGGAATGCGAAAATTGTG aACGGCTCAATCGAATGTCAACATGGGGCTGAAGAATGTTCCATTAATCGATTCGAATCGTGTGTGATCGACTCAGTGGGAACTCAAGAGCAATATGTGCCGTTGATCTACTGCCTAGAAAACAATTTGATg TCAAAGGTTCCTTTCGACAAGGCATCCTCGAAATGTTTCCGAACTCTCTCTATTGGTGAGGATATCCAGAGAATGATCCA atcCTGCCTAGTTTCGCGACTTGGTGAACGACTTCAACAGAAGGCAGCTGAACGAACAG CAAACGTTTGGCCAGATAAGCACCGTCACGTCCCTTGGGTAGTTATCAACGGTATATCATTGGAAAGCGAGCAAATGATTATGGATCAGCTGCAATTCCTCATATGTGAATG gTACACCGGAGACAAGAAGATCCCATATTGCCAGtcggaagagaagaaaaaatacaagaaatggTCATTGAACATTTAG